From a single Spongiibacter taiwanensis genomic region:
- the rhlB gene encoding ATP-dependent RNA helicase RhlB, with protein sequence MSNPSENAAPQENGAPENTANSGRKSSSQRNRRGRGNKASGGAPWSVAQFEVPEEAGKTRFHDLDLDERLMHGIADAGFKYCSPIQAASLPHTLRGNDVIGKAQTGTGKTAAFLITIFNDLLANPIEEERYAGEPRALIIAPTRELVVQIGDDARQLGKHCGLNVVTLIGGMDYQKQLDRLASDLVDIVVATPGRLLDFENRRDIYLDQVELLVIDEADRMLDMGFIPQVKRIVRSTPKKTHRQTLLFSATFTEDIIRLTEQWTLDPVRVEIEPESVATDTVDQKVYLVESQDKFKVLRNIVQQKDAKSVIVFANRRDETRRLFERLCKSGIKCGILSGEIPQNKRSRTLQQFKDGEIACLVATDVAGRGIHVDGVSHVVNYTLPEEPEDYVHRIGRTGRAGATGTSISFACEDDAFLLPAIEAELGMKLNCEQPPEELLG encoded by the coding sequence GTGTCCAACCCATCAGAAAATGCCGCGCCCCAGGAGAACGGGGCGCCGGAAAATACTGCCAACTCAGGCAGAAAATCCTCCTCCCAGCGAAACCGTCGCGGTCGCGGCAACAAAGCCAGTGGCGGTGCGCCCTGGAGTGTCGCCCAGTTTGAGGTGCCTGAGGAGGCCGGCAAAACTCGCTTTCACGACCTGGACTTGGACGAGCGTCTGATGCACGGGATTGCCGACGCGGGCTTTAAATATTGCTCGCCTATTCAGGCTGCCTCCCTGCCGCACACCCTGCGGGGTAACGATGTGATCGGCAAAGCCCAGACCGGTACCGGTAAGACTGCCGCCTTTTTGATCACAATTTTTAACGACCTATTGGCCAACCCCATTGAAGAGGAGCGCTACGCGGGCGAGCCCCGGGCATTGATCATTGCGCCGACCCGGGAGCTGGTGGTGCAGATTGGCGACGACGCTCGCCAGCTGGGCAAACACTGTGGCCTGAATGTGGTGACCCTGATCGGCGGTATGGATTACCAGAAGCAGCTGGACCGACTCGCTTCAGACCTGGTGGATATTGTGGTTGCCACACCGGGGCGCCTGTTGGATTTTGAGAATCGCCGGGATATCTACCTGGATCAGGTTGAACTGTTGGTGATTGATGAGGCCGATCGGATGCTTGATATGGGCTTTATCCCCCAGGTGAAGCGCATCGTTCGTTCTACCCCGAAAAAGACCCATCGCCAAACCCTGCTGTTCAGTGCCACCTTTACCGAAGATATTATCCGCCTGACCGAGCAGTGGACCCTCGACCCGGTGCGGGTGGAAATCGAACCGGAATCTGTTGCCACCGATACCGTTGACCAGAAGGTTTATCTGGTTGAGTCCCAGGACAAATTCAAAGTGCTGCGCAACATCGTGCAGCAGAAGGATGCCAAGTCGGTGATCGTATTTGCTAACCGGCGTGATGAGACCCGGCGCCTGTTTGAGCGGCTGTGCAAATCCGGTATCAAGTGCGGCATTCTCTCGGGTGAAATCCCTCAGAACAAACGCAGCCGGACCTTGCAGCAATTCAAAGACGGCGAAATTGCGTGCCTGGTTGCCACCGACGTGGCGGGCCGGGGTATTCACGTGGACGGCGTTAGCCATGTGGTGAATTACACGCTGCCCGAAGAGCCCGAGGACTACGTTCACCGGATCGGTCGTACCGGGCGGGCCGGTGCGACGGGGACGTCCATCAGTTTTGCCTGCGAAGACGATGCTTTCTTACTGCCTGCCATTGAGGCGGAGCTGGGTATGAAGCTCAACTGCGAGCAACCCCCCGAAGAATTGCTGGGATAA
- a CDS encoding HvfX family Cu-binding RiPP maturation protein has product MGLIYRAYYFVHDGLFGLFGKLSGLAPLLMRLYLAPVMIVAGMHKLQNLDSIISWFDKGLGLPYPDVMAVLATYTELVGGFLLLFGLAVRWASIPLMVTMLVAAITVHWEHGWFAIAPSDPATSAAKPLADMGIPAAKESLNNSVEVARRLEMGRSILKEHGHYDWLTEKGSFVILNNGIEFAATYFIMLLSLFFTGAGRWFSLDYYLDRHARRVAASKPETAEA; this is encoded by the coding sequence ATGGGGCTAATCTACCGGGCTTACTATTTCGTGCACGATGGCCTGTTCGGGCTGTTTGGTAAATTGAGTGGCCTGGCGCCACTGTTAATGCGGCTTTATCTGGCACCGGTCATGATTGTGGCTGGCATGCATAAACTGCAAAACCTCGATAGCATCATCAGCTGGTTCGATAAGGGTTTGGGTCTTCCCTACCCCGATGTAATGGCGGTGTTAGCCACTTACACCGAGCTGGTGGGCGGCTTTTTACTGCTGTTCGGCCTGGCGGTACGCTGGGCCAGCATCCCTTTGATGGTGACCATGCTGGTTGCCGCGATCACCGTACATTGGGAGCACGGCTGGTTTGCCATTGCGCCATCTGATCCGGCTACCAGTGCAGCCAAACCGCTGGCAGACATGGGGATTCCTGCGGCCAAAGAAAGTCTGAATAATTCTGTTGAGGTTGCCCGGCGGCTGGAGATGGGGCGGAGCATCCTCAAGGAACACGGCCACTACGACTGGTTAACTGAAAAGGGCAGTTTCGTTATTCTCAATAACGGCATCGAGTTCGCCGCGACCTACTTTATTATGCTGCTCAGCCTGTTTTTTACTGGCGCGGGGCGTTGGTTCAGTCTGGACTATTATCTGGATCGCCATGCGCGACGGGTTGCTGCCAGCAAACCCGAGACTGCCGAAGCGTAA